The proteins below are encoded in one region of Acidobacteriota bacterium:
- a CDS encoding anhydro-N-acetylmuramic acid kinase: MTRGETMAVLADPSEEHLVVGLMSGTSADGIDSALVRIQGAGADASLTLVAHDTLAFSSAVRSLIQACQGARGGGLKETVLLDFYLGELFAHAALHIIKKAGVSPPEVLAVGCHGQTLYHHPQSERLPGFAVRGTLQVGNPSVVSERTGLTVVSHFRCRDMAAGGQGAPLVPLLDYLLYHHTSRGRIALNIGGIANLTAIPANAGPEKMLAYDAGPGNCLMDLAVRRATRGRSSCDVGGAWAAAGRVRSDLLDRLLAHPFLKAPPPKSADKDTFGSAFLDEALKSHPGITPEDLLATLAAFTVRAIATSMMEFVFQKERYEEMIVSGGGAKNPVLMKGLEDALPRIMVSRADDYVIPGSAKEAVLMAYLARETLLGRPGNVPSATGASRPAVLGTITPGGAFFSGK, translated from the coding sequence ATGACGCGGGGAGAAACCATGGCCGTCCTCGCCGATCCCTCCGAAGAACATCTCGTAGTGGGTCTCATGTCGGGAACCTCCGCCGACGGGATCGACTCGGCCCTCGTCCGCATCCAAGGGGCGGGCGCCGACGCCTCCCTCACCCTGGTGGCCCACGACACGCTCGCCTTCTCCTCCGCGGTGCGCTCCCTGATCCAGGCCTGCCAGGGAGCCCGAGGAGGAGGACTCAAAGAGACCGTCCTTCTGGACTTTTACCTGGGAGAGCTCTTCGCCCACGCCGCGCTCCACATCATCAAGAAGGCGGGTGTGTCCCCGCCAGAGGTGCTCGCGGTGGGATGCCACGGGCAGACCCTCTACCACCATCCTCAATCCGAACGCCTGCCCGGATTCGCCGTTCGAGGCACCCTCCAGGTGGGGAACCCGTCGGTTGTGTCCGAGCGCACCGGCCTCACCGTGGTCTCCCATTTCCGGTGCCGCGACATGGCGGCGGGCGGGCAGGGCGCTCCCCTCGTACCCCTGCTCGACTACCTCCTCTACCACCACACCTCGCGGGGCCGGATCGCCCTGAACATCGGCGGGATCGCGAACCTGACCGCCATTCCGGCGAACGCGGGACCGGAGAAGATGCTGGCTTACGATGCCGGCCCGGGAAACTGCCTCATGGACCTGGCCGTGCGGAGGGCAACTCGGGGGCGGTCCTCCTGCGACGTGGGCGGGGCCTGGGCTGCCGCCGGGCGAGTGCGGTCCGACCTCCTGGACCGCCTCCTGGCGCATCCTTTCCTCAAAGCTCCTCCGCCCAAGTCGGCCGACAAGGACACCTTCGGGAGCGCCTTTCTGGACGAGGCCTTGAAGTCCCATCCCGGCATCACTCCCGAGGATCTCCTGGCGACTCTGGCGGCCTTCACCGTCCGGGCCATCGCCACGTCCATGATGGAGTTTGTTTTTCAGAAGGAGCGCTACGAAGAGATGATCGTCTCCGGCGGCGGCGCCAAGAACCCCGTTCTCATGAAAGGCTTGGAGGACGCCCTCCCCCGAATCATGGTGAGCCGCGCCGACGACTACGTGATCCCGGGCTCCGCCAAGGAGGCCGTTCTCATGGCCTATCTGGCCCGGGAGACCCTTCTGGGCCGTCCCGGGAACGTCCCGTCCGCCACGGGCGCCTCCCGGCCCGCGGTCCTCGGCACCATCACCCCCGGCGGCGCCTTCTTCTCGGGGAAATGA
- a CDS encoding electron transfer flavoprotein subunit beta/FixA family protein produces MNILVFVKHVPDTETRVKVAPDGLRLDLSEANWVMSPYDEYAVEEALKLKEKLGGEVTAVTVGNEESVKTLRTALAMGADKAVLCADAAFEGGDAAGTARILAAAARKLPFDLILAGKHGVGDDNQQVGSLAAQFLGIPAVTVVTGLEVNGQELVCKREIEGGTEVVVAATPALITCQKGLNEPRYPSLKGIMAAKKKEVATWKAADLGLDPGTVGAAGAAFEVRRMELPPPRPAGKVLSGELPDQVKELVRLLREEARAI; encoded by the coding sequence ATGAACATTCTGGTCTTTGTCAAGCACGTTCCGGATACGGAGACGCGGGTGAAGGTGGCTCCCGACGGCCTCCGCCTCGACCTCAGCGAAGCGAACTGGGTCATGAGCCCGTACGACGAGTACGCGGTGGAAGAGGCCCTCAAGCTGAAGGAGAAGCTGGGGGGCGAGGTGACCGCCGTCACCGTGGGCAACGAAGAGTCCGTGAAGACCCTCCGGACGGCCCTGGCCATGGGTGCCGACAAGGCGGTCCTCTGCGCCGACGCCGCCTTCGAGGGCGGCGACGCCGCGGGGACGGCCCGGATCCTCGCGGCCGCCGCGCGGAAGCTCCCCTTCGACCTCATCCTGGCCGGCAAGCACGGAGTGGGCGACGACAACCAGCAGGTGGGGTCCCTGGCGGCCCAATTCCTGGGCATCCCCGCCGTCACCGTCGTCACGGGTCTCGAGGTGAACGGCCAGGAGCTGGTCTGCAAGCGGGAGATCGAGGGGGGCACCGAGGTGGTGGTCGCCGCGACTCCGGCCTTGATCACCTGCCAGAAGGGGTTGAACGAACCCCGGTACCCCTCCCTCAAGGGCATCATGGCCGCCAAGAAGAAGGAAGTCGCCACGTGGAAGGCGGCCGATCTCGGGCTCGACCCGGGGACGGTGGGGGCGGCCGGTGCGGCCTTCGAGGTGCGCAGGATGGAACTGCCTCCTCCGCGGCCCGCCGGAAAGGTCCTGTCCGGGGAGCTTCCGGACCAGGTGAAGGAACTCGTACGGCTCCTCCGCGAGGAAGCCAGGGCCATCTGA
- a CDS encoding electron transfer flavoprotein subunit alpha/FixB family protein, whose product MKVLVFAEQRGGKIKKASLEALSAGRQIADATSGSVAAVVLGLGIGAEAPGLARFGADTIYVGDDAIFEKYCADVYGLGVGKAAQVFGADVLLFSATAMGKDLAPRVAARLDIGLLSDVTAFALDGSVPVFTRPIYSGKAFSTVAPKGGKPFAVSLRPNVFPAVEKAGAGQVVPLEHGASPADVKAVVKEILTAEGGLLDVAEANIIVSGGRGMKGPEHFRILEDLAKVLGGAVGASRAAVDSGWIGHSHQVGQTGKVVSPALYFAFGISGAIQHLAGMSSSKVIVAVNKDPEAPIFKVATYGIVGDLFEVVPLLTQAIQELKAKG is encoded by the coding sequence ATGAAGGTTCTCGTTTTCGCGGAACAGCGCGGCGGAAAGATCAAGAAGGCCTCCCTCGAAGCCCTGTCGGCGGGCCGGCAGATTGCCGACGCCACTTCGGGCAGCGTGGCGGCCGTGGTTCTGGGGCTCGGGATCGGGGCCGAAGCCCCCGGACTCGCCCGGTTCGGCGCCGACACCATCTACGTTGGCGACGACGCCATCTTCGAGAAGTACTGCGCCGATGTGTACGGCCTCGGCGTGGGCAAGGCCGCCCAGGTTTTCGGCGCCGACGTTCTCCTTTTCTCGGCCACGGCCATGGGCAAGGATCTGGCGCCCCGGGTTGCGGCCCGCTTGGACATCGGGCTTCTCTCGGACGTCACCGCCTTCGCCCTGGACGGTTCGGTCCCCGTGTTCACCCGGCCCATCTATTCGGGCAAGGCCTTTTCGACGGTGGCCCCCAAGGGCGGGAAGCCGTTCGCGGTGAGCCTCCGCCCCAACGTGTTCCCGGCGGTCGAGAAGGCCGGCGCGGGGCAGGTGGTTCCCCTCGAGCACGGCGCCTCCCCGGCCGACGTGAAGGCCGTCGTGAAGGAAATCCTCACGGCCGAGGGCGGCCTCCTCGACGTGGCCGAAGCCAACATCATCGTCTCGGGCGGCCGCGGCATGAAGGGCCCGGAGCATTTTCGGATCCTGGAAGACCTCGCCAAGGTGCTCGGGGGTGCCGTGGGCGCCAGCCGCGCCGCCGTGGATTCGGGCTGGATCGGCCACTCCCATCAGGTAGGCCAGACGGGAAAGGTCGTGAGCCCCGCCCTCTACTTCGCCTTCGGCATCTCGGGGGCGATCCAGCACCTCGCCGGCATGTCCAGCTCCAAGGTCATCGTGGCCGTGAACAAGGACCCGGAGGCGCCCATCTTCAAGGTCGCCACGTACGGGATCGTGGGCGACCTCTTCGAGGTGGTCCCCCTCCTGACCCAGGCCATCCAGGAGCTTAAGGCCAAGGGTTGA
- a CDS encoding ABC transporter substrate-binding protein, with the protein MKPVRRLRASLLRAGRVAALLLLSLLSGALACGPPPRKADLIVAVEQEPASLDPRVGSDVAADRAFRLLYRGLFAVGPDFSPQTDLAETWTFEDPQRLRVVLRAGVRFSDGRPLRARDAAFTIRSILRDDPPSFRKGDLDCIEAVEAVDDLTLVFRLKEPRAALLSALNVGILPEGTEAGAFVPVGCGPYRLRSWTRGQWLLFEANPFASPAPSSATLAFKVVPDPVVRALELRRGTVDLVVNDLPPDALARFADLGYRVWRAPGANFAYVGFNCSRPPLNRAEVRRALSLSLDRAAIIRHVLRGYAREAAGLLPPEHWASVPLPPPGRDLAAADALLDESGLPRGRDGVRFRITYKTSDNKISRQIASVVAENLREVGVDCRTQWLEWGTFYGDVKRGDFDAFGLTWVGVTDPDGLRLRYASWAVPPLGFNRGRYANAELDGLLAAGSREMNPDLRRPLYVRAQEILAREVPAAPLWHADAVCVALRDVEGVVLPPDGNFSFLSGVRRRVPAQERSGSSRLP; encoded by the coding sequence GTGAAACCCGTCCGGCGGCTTCGGGCTTCGCTCCTCCGCGCGGGGCGCGTCGCGGCCCTCCTCCTGCTCTCCTTGCTGTCCGGCGCCCTGGCCTGCGGCCCCCCGCCCCGCAAGGCGGACCTCATCGTTGCCGTGGAGCAGGAGCCGGCGAGCCTCGATCCGCGGGTCGGCTCGGACGTGGCGGCGGACAGGGCCTTCCGTCTCCTCTACCGCGGGCTCTTCGCCGTGGGGCCCGATTTCTCCCCCCAGACAGACCTGGCCGAAACCTGGACCTTCGAGGACCCCCAACGACTGCGCGTCGTCTTGCGGGCGGGGGTCCGGTTTTCGGATGGACGGCCTCTCCGGGCGCGCGACGCGGCCTTCACGATCCGGAGCATCCTCAGGGATGATCCGCCCTCGTTCCGGAAGGGAGACCTGGACTGCATCGAAGCGGTGGAAGCGGTGGACGACCTCACCCTCGTCTTCCGGCTCAAGGAACCCCGCGCGGCGCTCCTTTCCGCGTTGAACGTGGGGATCCTGCCCGAGGGAACGGAGGCGGGTGCCTTTGTCCCGGTGGGATGCGGGCCTTACCGGCTCCGCTCCTGGACCCGAGGCCAGTGGCTCCTCTTCGAGGCCAACCCCTTTGCCTCGCCCGCGCCCTCCTCCGCCACCCTGGCTTTCAAGGTCGTGCCGGATCCCGTGGTTCGCGCCTTGGAGCTGCGGCGCGGGACCGTGGATCTCGTGGTCAACGACCTCCCTCCCGACGCCCTGGCCCGCTTCGCGGACCTGGGGTACCGCGTCTGGAGAGCCCCGGGTGCGAACTTCGCTTACGTCGGGTTCAACTGCTCCCGGCCGCCCCTGAACCGCGCGGAGGTCCGGCGGGCCCTCTCCCTTTCTCTGGACCGCGCAGCCATCATCCGCCACGTCCTGAGGGGATACGCGAGGGAGGCGGCGGGCCTTCTTCCGCCGGAACACTGGGCGAGCGTGCCCCTCCCCCCGCCAGGACGGGATCTTGCCGCCGCCGATGCGCTCCTCGATGAGTCAGGCCTCCCTCGGGGACGCGACGGCGTCCGCTTCCGGATCACCTACAAGACCTCCGACAACAAGATCTCCCGCCAGATCGCCTCGGTGGTGGCCGAGAACCTGCGCGAAGTGGGCGTGGACTGCCGAACCCAGTGGCTGGAGTGGGGAACCTTTTACGGGGACGTGAAGCGAGGCGACTTCGACGCCTTCGGTCTGACCTGGGTGGGCGTGACGGATCCGGACGGGCTGCGCCTCCGGTACGCCTCCTGGGCCGTACCCCCGCTGGGCTTCAATCGTGGGCGGTACGCCAATGCGGAGCTCGATGGGCTCCTCGCCGCCGGATCGAGGGAGATGAACCCGGACCTCCGGCGTCCGCTGTACGTGAGGGCCCAGGAGATTTTGGCTCGGGAGGTGCCTGCCGCCCCCCTCTGGCACGCGGACGCGGTATGCGTGGCGCTCCGGGACGTGGAGGGGGTGGTCCTTCCCCCGGACGGCAACTTCTCGTTCCTCTCCGGGGTGCGCCGCCGAGTGCCGGCGCAGGAGCGCTCGGGCTCCTCTCGCCTTCCGTAG